The genomic DNA AAACCTTTCATGAAATCTTGGAAAGCGTCAGACGGAAAACCATTAATTAGTGATGCCAATGCACCAACTAAAATAAGTGGCATAACTGCAATAAATCCATCACGGATCGCAGCTAAGTGACGTTGCGATCCGATTTTACCAGCGACAGGAACAATATATTTCTCCATGAATGCAATAAACTTTTGCATTTCGCTTCCCCCCTAATTATTTTTTAAGTGTTAATGCGTGATCTAAAACTGCTTCTCCATTCATCATGCCGTAGTGCATTGGATTGATAACGTCGATTCCAACGTTTCTCTCGTCAGCAAGCGTTTTCATTGAAGAAAGCATATAACGAACTTGTGGTCCTAGTAATAATACATCTGCTTGATCGATATTCGTTTTTACTGCATCCCCAGATACAGCCCAAATCTTTCCTTCTAGACCGCGAGCTTTTGCAGCCGCTTCCATTTTTGTAACTAGTAAACTTGTAGACATCCCTGCTGAGCAACATAATAAAATATTCATTTGAAAATCCCCCTTGTGTAGTATAAAAAATTTATGTTTTATTTATTTTTCTTCACGCTATTTATTAATGCAATTAGCGTGCCAACTTTTTAAAACCACTAAAATCAGCACTTTTTCGACTGTTTTCTTTGTGTGTTAACGCTTTCAATTAGTGTGTCACTCAAAAAACACACAGTGTGTTATAAAACAACACGTTTTTAAGACATAACTGTATGAAAATAGATTAGTGTTTAGTTGTCTAGTTGTGTTTAAAACAAAAAAACACTAAAAAAATTTTTTTAGCGTGAAAATCTATAAAAAAATAAACTCCTCTTGAACACACTCCCTTATCTATTGTCCAAGCAAACTCTACTAAATTACATAGAATAGAATAAAATAACACAATTCGAAAGGGGATTCCTATGCCAAAACATAGAAAACAAAGCAAAATAAAGGTTTATAGAATAACAAGCTATAAAAAAGACAAGCGCTCTGAATTAGACTCTGACAAATTTGAACTAGAACAGCAGGAGATAGAAAATAAGCACGACAAGCATGGTAAACAGGACAAACAAGACAAACAAGACAAACAAGACAAACAGGACAAACAGGACAAACAGGACAAACAGGACAAACAGGACAAACAGGACAAACAGGACAAACAGGACAAACAGGACAAACAGGACAAACAGGACAAACAGGACAAACAGGACAAACAGGACAAACAGGACAAACAGGACAAACAGGACAAACAAGTACAATCGGAAAATGTAGTCATAGTACCCACAGATTCACACAGCTTAGATGTGTGGGATGAAATTTCTCTAAAGGAAATACAAGCTGGTGAACATACAAATTTATTTGCGGAACAAAGCAATTATCAAAATATTACTTTGTTACAAGTAAGCGATGTTCGTTTATATTTGGACAAGCAACTACAATTTAGTTCCGTCGATGAGCAAATTTATCATGAAGCACTTGTACATCCAATTATGTCAAAAGTAATTGATCCAAAACGTGTTCTCATATTAGGCGGTGGTGATGGTCTTGCCTTACGAGAAGTTTTGAAATATGAAACTGTACTACATGTGGATCTTGTTGACTTAGATGGATCGATGATTGATATGGCTCGTAATGTTCCTGAATTAGTTTCTTTAAACAAAAGCGCATTTTTTGATAATCGTGTAAATACACACGTATGTGATGCAAAAGAGTTTCTAAGTACTCCTTCCTCTTTATACGATGTAATCATTATTGATTTTCCAGACCCAGCGACAGAGTTGTTAAGCACTTTATATACAAGCGAACTTTTTGCTCGTATAGCTACATTCTTAACAGAAGACGGCGCGTTCGTCTGTCAATCTAATTCCCCTGCTGATGCACCTCTAGTATACTGGAGTATCGGTAACACAATTGAACATGCTGGATTAACTGTGAAAAGTTATCATACAATCGTTCCTTCTTTCGGAACTGACTGGGGATTTCATATTGCCGCTAATTCTGCCTATGTACTCGATCAAATTGAGCAATTATATGTAGTGCCATCTCCTCGAACATTACCCTCTCTTCTTTCTCCTTTATTTCAATTTAAAGAAGAACATTTGGAACAACGTAATCTCGCTCTTCTAAACTCAGAATCGAATCTTATCCTACACCAATGCTACAAAAAGGAAATGGAGTTTTGACGATATTATAGTAAGGAGTGCTACCTTATGGAATATTCTACTTTCGGTAAGCATACAATAGTAGATTTATGGGGAGTGGATTCTCCCCTATTAGATGATATTTACTTTTTAGAACATCATTTAGTTGCCGCTGCAGATCAATCTGGTGCACACGTTTTAAACGTAAGTAAAAAAAAATTCCAGCCTTATGGCGTTACTGTATTAATTTTGCTATCAGAAAGCCACCTTTCTATTCACACTTATCCAGAAAAAAACTTTGCAGCAATTGATTGTTATACATGCGGTACAACCGTTGAACCGCAAATAGCGATTGATTATATCGTAAATATATTAAAACCAGAACGGATGCATACAAAAAAATTAATTCGTGGTATAGGAGAAATTGTTACTACTGATTAATTAACACTCTTACTCATCCGTACAAAAGGAGGATTGTATAATACCATCAGTGGCACGAGCACTCCACTGATGGTACAGACATATACATAATTTTTTCACCTTAATTGATGATTTATTTTTTTTATTTTTCGCTTCCAATATAGGGTCATTATGAACCAAATCATGAAGTAAATAACAATAAAGATTCCTATACAAACAAGAATCGGACTGAAACGATTCGGAACCCACCCAATCAAAATTGCTGTAGGCAAAAATGTTCCTAGCAAAACGATAAAGTGAATACTTGTCTGTTTTAATATACTCCATTCTTCCTTTTCAAAAATAAATGAAGCAAAAGAGAAGATAAGTCCTATCATATTTGCTGTTACTAAATATGCGATTAATGTTTTTGTTTCCACTGTCTCCATTCCATTTACATAACCAATCCATAAAAACAATAGACTATATACCATCGCCATCCCTAAACCAAAAGCGATTTTATTTATAACCCTATCAAACATCTTTTAACCCCCTCCTATATTTAAAGCTTCTTTAATGAGCGGTACATATTTCCTTGAAACATATTCTTTCATTCCATTAGAAAAATGGGCACACATACTGCCACTAAAAGACATTTCAAAGCTTTTGACATGCCCTAAATTTGCAAGTATTGACTTAGAAAATCTAGCAAAACGCTTTGCAGCTAACTGTTCTTCTAATTCATATAGGCGAGCCTTCACCTCAAGACTCCCTTTCTTCGTTTGCGCAATAACTTTTCTCTCTTTTGTATAGAACCAATAAATATCATTTAAATTCAATAAATAATACTGCTGATTTAACACACCAACAATTTGGTTTACAGTTCCCCCTTCTATTATTTTTAAAAGTTGCTGAATTTCATCTGTTATTTCTTTTGTTTTTATAATAATTTCTACTTCGTCTTGTGATGGGTCCAATTCGATGCGAACTTTCATCTACTTCCCACCCCCTTTACAACTTCATTTTTACATAAACTTGGAAATAATAAATAAAATTATGCGTAAGTGGTTCTCTTTTCGCCATAACAGTATCTTTACGAAACATAAAAAAACCTTGCATACGCAAGGTTCATTCAGTCGCTAACATCTTCCTATATAATTCTACAAATTCACTCGCTAATTCCTTCACCGTAATCGCGTTCATTAAATGATCTTGCGCGTGCACCATTAGAAGAGTAACTTCGGTCTTTTCACCACCAGCTTCTTTCTGTATGAGCTCCGTTTGTATACGGTGCGCCTCTTTTAATTCCTCTAACGCTTCTTGTAATTTCGCTTCTGCTTCTGTAAACTCTCCACGCTTTGCACAATCAATTGCTTCCATTGAACAACTTCTCGCATTTCCCCCATGCAAAATTAAATGAAAAGCTTTCGTCTCTATCGTATCCATTTTAGTTCTTTACTCCCCCTTTTCTTCCGCTACCTTTTGTTTATCCCATATTTTTAAGAACGGTAAATAAATGAAGAATGCAAGCGCAAAGTTAACAAGTTGTAAAACAACGCCTGAAATTTTCCCGCCCGATCCTAAATATCCACTAAATAGAATTGGTGTCGTCCAAGGTACAGCAGCTCCACTCGGCCGAGCTACCCATCCCCATTCCATTGCAAAGTAAGAAACAATTGTTAACACAACTGGAACCAATATAAATGGAATTAATAAAATTGGGTTCATTACAATCGGCATACCAAAAGTTACCATCTCATTAATATTAAATATGCCAGGCGCAATTGACAATCTCCCTAAACTTTTTAATTGCTGACTTCGCGCAAATAGTAACATTCCTACAACTAAAGCAAGTGTTGCACCGGAACCGCCCATATAAATCCATAAATCAAAAAACTGTGCGGTAATCGTATTTGGTACATCTTGCCCTGCTTGAAAAGCAACTCGATTTTGATCCATTAACGACAACCAAACGGGGCTCATTACACCACCAACAATAGTAGCACCATGAATTCCACACGACCAAAGAACATGAACGAGAATAACTGCTATTATTGCGCCCCAAAGACTAGCACCAAGTACACTAAGTGGTTCCTGTAAAATTTGCCCTACAATATTATGGATACTGCCAAAAGAAGTATTTTCTATAATTAAGCGTAAAATCCAAATAACCGTTACAACAATAAATCCTGGAACAAGTGCCGCAAATGAACGCGTCACAGCTGGTGGAACTGTCTCTGGCATCTTTATAATTATCTTTTTTTGTACAATAAACCGATAAAGTTCAGTAGATATAAGTGCAATAATCATTGCTACAAACAACCCTTGGCTTCCCATTAATGCTGCTGGGATAGCACCTTCTACAAGTACACTCTCTTTTGTACTTGGTATAATATATGCGACTTGAAATGGCGTCGCAAGTAAAAACGTCACAAGCGACAATGCCCCAGATGCTAAAGCATCCACTTTATAATACTCCCCAAGCCTGTAAGCGATTCCAAAAACAGCTATTAAAGCCATTATATTAAAAGTTGCACTAACTGGATACCCCAAAGCCCTCTGCCAATTCTCCCCAAACAAACCTACCATAAAATCATTGTATCCTGGTATTGGTAAAGCACTAATAATAAGAAAAAATGATCCAATAATTAAGAAAGGCATCGTCAAAATAATTCCATCACGAATCGCTTGCAAATGCCTCTGCTCTGCAACCTTCCCTGCTATCGGCATCACATACTTTTCTAAAAACCGTATCATCTATCCCACTCTCCTCATGGTTTCATTGACAAAGCTGCTTGTAAGATAGCTTCTCCATTACAAAGCCCGTAATGGACAGATTGAATGACATCAACGGGTATCCCTTTCTCCTTACATAATTCTTTCATTTTCGGTAATAAATAACGTACTTGCGGTCCAAGTAGCAGTACATCCGCTTCATCAATGTGGCTATTTACTTCAGAACCTGATACTGCCCAAATCTTCACCTCTATCCCTCTTGCCTCTGCTGCTTTCTCCATTTTGGTAACAATCAAACTGGAAGACATTCCCGCTGCACAGCAAAGCAAAATATTCATCCCGCTTCCCTCCCCCTTGTTCTTAACCTAAGTTATAGTGCACCCCTTGCCACCACTAGGTTACAAATATATATGTCTAGATTTCCTGCTGTATGCCGAGCTTAAAAACAAAAATTTCTCGGTTTTCACGCTATTCCATCTATCAGTATTCTTCTAGTAAAGAAGGCTCTAACTCGCTATAATGATTCATTATGATTTTTTATAATTGATAGGAGGATATATTTATGAAGGCATATCGCTTTCCACTTATTTTATTATCTTCTATCCTAATTGGTGGTTTCATTGGTTATTTCATGGGTGCCGATGCAGTTGCTTTAAAGCCGCTTGGTGACATTTTCTTAAACTTAATGTTTACGATTGTTGTACCGTTAGTGTTCTTTAGCATTGCATCATCTATTGCTAATATGGATGGATTAAAACGTTTCGGTAAAATTATGTCTAGTATGGCTGGGACTTTCTTATTTACAAGTATTTTAGCTGCTATTTTTATGATTATTGTCGTGAAAGTATTCCCGC from Bacillus basilensis includes the following:
- a CDS encoding LytTR family DNA-binding domain-containing protein, encoding MKVRIELDPSQDEVEIIIKTKEITDEIQQLLKIIEGGTVNQIVGVLNQQYYLLNLNDIYWFYTKERKVIAQTKKGSLEVKARLYELEEQLAAKRFARFSKSILANLGHVKSFEMSFSGSMCAHFSNGMKEYVSRKYVPLIKEALNIGGG
- a CDS encoding PTS sugar transporter subunit IIB codes for the protein MNILLCCSAGMSTSLLVTKMEAAAKARGLEGKIWAVSGDAVKTNIDQADVLLLGPQVRYMLSSMKTLADERNVGIDVINPMHYGMMNGEAVLDHALTLKK
- the speD gene encoding adenosylmethionine decarboxylase — encoded protein: MEYSTFGKHTIVDLWGVDSPLLDDIYFLEHHLVAAADQSGAHVLNVSKKKFQPYGVTVLILLSESHLSIHTYPEKNFAAIDCYTCGTTVEPQIAIDYIVNILKPERMHTKKLIRGIGEIVTTD
- a CDS encoding DUF3021 domain-containing protein, whose translation is MFDRVINKIAFGLGMAMVYSLLFLWIGYVNGMETVETKTLIAYLVTANMIGLIFSFASFIFEKEEWSILKQTSIHFIVLLGTFLPTAILIGWVPNRFSPILVCIGIFIVIYFMIWFIMTLYWKRKIKKINHQLR
- a CDS encoding PTS lactose/cellobiose transporter subunit IIA is translated as MDTIETKAFHLILHGGNARSCSMEAIDCAKRGEFTEAEAKLQEALEELKEAHRIQTELIQKEAGGEKTEVTLLMVHAQDHLMNAITVKELASEFVELYRKMLATE
- a CDS encoding polyamine aminopropyltransferase, with translation MPKHRKQSKIKVYRITSYKKDKRSELDSDKFELEQQEIENKHDKHGKQDKQDKQDKQDKQDKQDKQDKQDKQDKQDKQDKQDKQDKQDKQDKQDKQDKQDKQDKQDKQDKQVQSENVVIVPTDSHSLDVWDEISLKEIQAGEHTNLFAEQSNYQNITLLQVSDVRLYLDKQLQFSSVDEQIYHEALVHPIMSKVIDPKRVLILGGGDGLALREVLKYETVLHVDLVDLDGSMIDMARNVPELVSLNKSAFFDNRVNTHVCDAKEFLSTPSSLYDVIIIDFPDPATELLSTLYTSELFARIATFLTEDGAFVCQSNSPADAPLVYWSIGNTIEHAGLTVKSYHTIVPSFGTDWGFHIAANSAYVLDQIEQLYVVPSPRTLPSLLSPLFQFKEEHLEQRNLALLNSESNLILHQCYKKEMEF
- the celB gene encoding PTS cellobiose transporter subunit IIC, which translates into the protein MIRFLEKYVMPIAGKVAEQRHLQAIRDGIILTMPFLIIGSFFLIISALPIPGYNDFMVGLFGENWQRALGYPVSATFNIMALIAVFGIAYRLGEYYKVDALASGALSLVTFLLATPFQVAYIIPSTKESVLVEGAIPAALMGSQGLFVAMIIALISTELYRFIVQKKIIIKMPETVPPAVTRSFAALVPGFIVVTVIWILRLIIENTSFGSIHNIVGQILQEPLSVLGASLWGAIIAVILVHVLWSCGIHGATIVGGVMSPVWLSLMDQNRVAFQAGQDVPNTITAQFFDLWIYMGGSGATLALVVGMLLFARSQQLKSLGRLSIAPGIFNINEMVTFGMPIVMNPILLIPFILVPVVLTIVSYFAMEWGWVARPSGAAVPWTTPILFSGYLGSGGKISGVVLQLVNFALAFFIYLPFLKIWDKQKVAEEKGE
- a CDS encoding PTS sugar transporter subunit IIB, giving the protein MNILLCCAAGMSSSLIVTKMEKAAEARGIEVKIWAVSGSEVNSHIDEADVLLLGPQVRYLLPKMKELCKEKGIPVDVIQSVHYGLCNGEAILQAALSMKP